The proteins below come from a single Prolixibacter sp. NT017 genomic window:
- a CDS encoding zinc ribbon domain-containing protein produces MSRNKYVCPKCGNRYYDVGEIRVAGGFWSKIFDVQGRKFTSVTCTKCSYTEFYGVSSSKLGNVFDFFTN; encoded by the coding sequence ATGAGCAGGAATAAATATGTATGCCCAAAATGTGGAAACCGTTACTACGATGTTGGCGAAATTCGTGTGGCTGGCGGTTTCTGGTCAAAAATATTTGATGTACAAGGCCGGAAGTTTACTTCGGTTACCTGTACCAAATGTTCTTACACCGAATTTTATGGTGTTTCCAGCAGTAAATTAGGGAACGTTTTCGATTTCTTTACCAACTAA
- a CDS encoding diphosphate--fructose-6-phosphate 1-phosphotransferase, with protein MAISALQFERSKYAPKLPKALQGPVKVVEGKKTESVADQEEIQKLFPNTYGMPLITFEEGGDAGSLPVMNVGVILSGGQAPGGHNVISGLYDGLKKLNPENKLYGFLGGPGGLVDHKYMELTDEIIDEYRNTGGFDIIGSGRTKLEEESQFDKGVEVCKQLNINALVVIGGDDSNTNACVLAEYYLQKETGIQVIGCPKTIDGDLKNEMIETSFGFDTAVKVYSELIGNIMRDANSAKKYWHFIKLMGRSASHIALECALQTQPNIALVSEEVAEKEQTLAEIVDYIAKVIARRAEDDHNFGVVLVPEGLIEFIPEMKTLITELNDLLAEGQQSANDFKALAIDAEKREYVIGKLSEVSSKVFASLPEGIAKQLTLDRDPHGNVQVSKIETEKLLIEMVDVRLAEMKKEGSYRGSFSAQNHFFGYEGRCAAPSNFDADYCYSLGSTASVLIGNGKTGYMSSVRNTTKPADEWIAGGVPITMMMNMERRHGHMKPVIQKALVELDAAPFLKLAENREKWAVETSYVYPGPIQYFGPTEVCDSTTKTLELEQSK; from the coding sequence ATGGCTATAAGTGCTTTACAATTTGAGCGATCAAAATACGCTCCCAAGTTACCCAAAGCTTTACAAGGACCTGTAAAAGTGGTCGAAGGAAAGAAAACCGAATCGGTTGCCGATCAGGAAGAAATTCAGAAGCTCTTCCCGAATACATACGGTATGCCGCTTATTACCTTCGAAGAAGGTGGTGACGCCGGTTCTCTTCCGGTGATGAACGTCGGAGTGATTCTTTCCGGTGGTCAGGCTCCAGGTGGACATAATGTAATCTCTGGTCTTTATGACGGTTTGAAGAAACTGAATCCTGAAAACAAATTATATGGTTTTCTGGGTGGTCCAGGCGGATTGGTCGACCACAAATACATGGAACTGACCGACGAAATTATCGACGAGTATCGTAACACCGGAGGTTTCGACATCATTGGCTCAGGTCGTACCAAGCTTGAAGAAGAGTCTCAGTTCGATAAAGGTGTTGAGGTTTGCAAGCAATTGAACATTAACGCGCTGGTTGTAATTGGTGGCGATGACTCCAACACCAACGCATGTGTATTGGCTGAATATTACTTGCAGAAAGAAACCGGAATCCAGGTGATTGGTTGTCCGAAAACCATTGATGGTGACCTGAAAAACGAGATGATTGAGACCTCGTTTGGTTTCGATACGGCCGTTAAAGTGTATTCCGAGCTCATCGGTAACATCATGCGCGATGCCAATTCGGCAAAAAAATACTGGCACTTTATTAAATTGATGGGACGTTCTGCTTCACACATCGCATTAGAGTGTGCTCTGCAGACACAGCCTAATATTGCACTGGTTTCGGAAGAGGTGGCAGAAAAAGAGCAGACCCTGGCCGAAATCGTTGATTACATTGCCAAAGTGATTGCCCGTCGGGCTGAAGACGATCACAATTTCGGTGTTGTACTGGTTCCGGAAGGATTGATTGAATTCATTCCGGAAATGAAAACCCTGATTACCGAACTGAATGATTTGCTCGCCGAAGGACAGCAGTCGGCCAACGATTTCAAAGCGCTGGCTATCGACGCAGAAAAACGCGAGTACGTTATTGGTAAACTGAGTGAAGTTTCATCGAAAGTGTTTGCCTCACTTCCGGAAGGAATTGCCAAGCAGCTGACACTCGATCGTGACCCGCACGGAAACGTACAGGTTTCGAAAATTGAGACGGAAAAGCTGTTGATTGAGATGGTAGATGTTCGTCTGGCGGAAATGAAGAAAGAAGGTTCCTATAGAGGCAGTTTCTCTGCTCAAAACCACTTCTTCGGTTACGAAGGCCGTTGCGCAGCACCGTCAAATTTCGACGCTGATTATTGCTACTCACTCGGTTCAACCGCATCCGTTCTGATTGGAAACGGTAAGACCGGTTACATGTCTTCCGTACGGAATACAACCAAGCCGGCCGATGAGTGGATTGCTGGCGGAGTCCCGATTACCATGATGATGAACATGGAGCGTCGTCACGGACACATGAAGCCGGTAATTCAGAAAGCGCTGGTTGAACTGGATGCTGCCCCGTTCCTGAAACTGGCGGAAAACCGCGAAAAATGGGCTGTTGAAACCAGCTACGTTTATCCGGGTCCTATCCAGTATTTCGGTCCGACTGAAGTTTGCGATTCTACCACCAAAACGCTGGAGCTCGAGCAAAGTAAATAA
- a CDS encoding SPFH domain-containing protein, translating to MEKSFKPMSGYLYLLLALVILALSVFSFTRLMLVPGIIGIVLFILIMPGFLIVAPNESAVLVLFGAYKGTVKANGFWWTNPFFTKEKISLRARNIDSDPIKVNDKIGNPVMIGVVVVWKVENTYKAAFEVDNYEQFVDIQSEAAIRKLAGYYPYDNFEDEDAEITLRGGGEEVNDLLEQELMERLSIAGIKIHEARINYLAYASEIAGAMLRRQQATAIVAARTKVVEGAVGMVKLALDELKEKDIIELDDERKASMVSNLMVVLCSDEAAQPVLNAGSLY from the coding sequence ATGGAAAAATCATTTAAGCCCATGTCGGGGTACCTTTATCTCTTACTCGCCCTGGTTATACTAGCGTTGTCGGTTTTCTCTTTTACGAGACTGATGCTGGTTCCCGGAATTATTGGTATTGTGTTGTTTATTCTGATAATGCCCGGCTTCCTGATTGTTGCTCCCAACGAGAGCGCTGTTCTTGTACTTTTTGGTGCTTATAAAGGAACGGTCAAAGCGAATGGCTTTTGGTGGACAAATCCGTTTTTTACGAAAGAGAAGATTTCGCTGAGGGCGAGAAATATTGATTCGGATCCGATAAAAGTGAATGATAAAATTGGGAATCCGGTGATGATTGGTGTGGTCGTGGTTTGGAAGGTTGAAAATACCTACAAAGCTGCTTTTGAAGTCGATAATTATGAGCAGTTTGTCGACATTCAGAGTGAGGCCGCCATACGAAAACTGGCCGGATATTATCCGTACGACAACTTCGAAGATGAGGATGCTGAAATCACCCTGAGAGGAGGAGGCGAAGAAGTGAATGATTTGTTGGAGCAAGAATTGATGGAACGTCTTTCCATTGCCGGAATTAAAATCCATGAAGCACGGATTAATTACCTGGCTTATGCTTCCGAAATTGCTGGTGCCATGTTGCGTCGCCAACAGGCAACAGCAATTGTCGCTGCACGGACCAAGGTAGTTGAGGGCGCCGTAGGGATGGTGAAGCTGGCATTGGATGAGCTAAAGGAAAAGGACATTATTGAATTGGATGACGAACGAAAGGCGAGTATGGTGAGTAACCTGATGGTTGTGCTCTGTTCAGATGAGGCAGCGCAGCCGGTACTGAATGCTGGCTCGTTGTATTAA